In Platichthys flesus chromosome 21, fPlaFle2.1, whole genome shotgun sequence, the following are encoded in one genomic region:
- the plcxd2 gene encoding PI-PLC X domain-containing protein 2 produces MKTRPAGIGDVHADWMGSLPSKLSAMPLKHLAVPGSHDSFTFWVDVHAPVGPDQKAYVKYLATMFSVLAKKVMVKWSMTQNLTFKEQLDAGIRYFDLRVSSKPSEPGNEIYFIHGLFGHKVSDGLLEINSFLSRHRKEVVFLDFNHYYAMGAEHHVYLINLLREVFGSKLCYNCVVESVTLDFLWEKRHQVIVFYHHPSGQGNPNMWPGNKIPAPWANTTEPNKLIQFLQTTLKERAKHGSFHVSQAILTPRVNTVAKGLVWGLRNYLVERNLPTIMSWVEAQRPGKDGVNIITSDFVELTDFANIVIKLNNRLLSEQEGKAR; encoded by the exons ATGAAGACGAGACCGGCGGGGATCGGCGATGTCCATGCCGACTGGATGGGTTCGCTCCCCTCCAAGCTCAGTGCCATGCCCTTGAAGCACCTCGCCGTGCCAG GATCCCATGATTCTTTCACCTTCTGGGTGGACGTGCATGCTCCCGTGGGCCCAGATCAGAAGGCTTATGTCAAATACCTGGCCACCATGTTCAGCGTCCTAGCCAAGAAAGTCATGGTGAAGTGGTCCATGACACAG AACCTGACTTTCAAGGAGCAGCTGGACGCTGGAATTCGCTACTTCGATCTCAGGGTCTCCTCCAAACCAAGTGAGCCAGGAAACGAGATTTACTTCATCCACGGCCTCTTCGGACACAAG GTCAGTGACGGTCTGCTGGAAATCAACTCCTTCCTTAGCAGACACAGGAAAGAG GTCGTGTTCCTGGACTTCAACCATTACTACGCGATGGGCGCAGAGCATCACGTGTACCTCATCAACCTGCTGCGGGAGGTGTTTGGCAGCAAGCTTTGTTACAACTGTGTCGTGGAGAGCGTTACTCTGGACTTCCTGTGGGAGAAGAGACACCAG GTAATAGTGTTCTACCATCATCCCTCTGGTCAGGGCAACCCCAACATGTGGCCTGGCAACAAGATCCCTGCTCCGTGGGCAAACACCACTGAACCCAACAAGCTCATACAG TTCCTGCAAACCACACTGAAGGAGAGAGCCAAACATGGCTCCTTCCACGTGTCGCAGGCCATCCTCACACCCAGGGTCAACACTGTGGCCAAGGGCCTGGTCTGGGGACTCCGCAACTACCTGGTGGAGAG GAACCTGCCGACCATCATGTCCTGGGTGGAGGCTCAGAGGCCGGGGAAGGACGGCGTTAACATCATCACCTCAGACTTTGTGGAGCTCACGGACTTTGCCAACATTGTTATCAAACTCAATAACCGTCTGTTGTCCGAACAGGAGGGCAAAGCAAGATGA